A single genomic interval of Ramlibacter sp. harbors:
- a CDS encoding acyl-CoA synthetase, with product MSGATLRSLADIQALERLPREQAMPAATTWGLIAAAAQRHPERVALRYLPDADLRRAARDVRYAELAAQIQRAANVFRAMGVGPDDAVAILAPNIPETQFALWGAQLAGKACPINYLLQPDHIAALLAASGAKVVVALGPNPELDLWPTVQKVLALHPLPVLQITVGDHAAPHVPVLQEALAQQPGTLNFDPQLTPDRVAACFHTGGTTGAPKLAQHTHGNEAHTSWFAHRYYGFDENTVEVNGFPLFHVAGAFVYGLSLLAIGAMQVLPTLAGMRNPAFVRNYWKFCERERVSALACVPTIMATLINQPVDADISSIKVAYTGGSPLPTELAAQFEARLGIAVRNILGMTECAGLVSIEPAGAPRVPGSVGLRLPYTEVRVVPWRDGKAQLAEDCAPGTTGVVILRGPHVSPGYTDAARNAGMFEGGWLVSGDLGHLDAQGYLHITGRAKDVIIRGSHNIDPGLVEEAFLAHPAVALCAVVGEPDAYAGELPVAFVTLKPGAVCDAATLLAEVAPHVYERPATPKRVTVIESMPVTAIGKIYKPTLRLRAIEAKLAEMLADVPGTAVRGEERGGTLSAVVQLACAPDAALQKQLRERLAAIAVPVAFVFA from the coding sequence GTGAGCGGGGCGACCCTGCGCAGCCTGGCCGACATCCAGGCGCTGGAACGCCTGCCGCGCGAGCAGGCCATGCCAGCGGCCACCACCTGGGGCCTGATTGCCGCGGCCGCGCAGCGCCACCCGGAGCGCGTTGCGCTGCGCTACCTGCCCGATGCGGACCTGCGGCGCGCCGCGCGCGATGTGCGCTATGCCGAGCTGGCCGCCCAGATCCAGCGCGCGGCCAATGTGTTCCGCGCCATGGGCGTGGGGCCCGACGATGCGGTGGCCATCCTCGCGCCCAACATCCCCGAGACCCAGTTTGCGCTGTGGGGCGCACAGCTGGCGGGCAAGGCCTGCCCCATCAACTACCTGCTGCAGCCGGACCACATCGCGGCGCTGCTGGCGGCATCGGGCGCCAAGGTGGTGGTGGCGCTGGGCCCCAACCCCGAGCTGGACCTTTGGCCCACGGTGCAGAAGGTGCTGGCGCTGCACCCGCTGCCGGTGCTGCAGATCACCGTGGGCGACCACGCCGCACCCCATGTGCCGGTGCTGCAGGAGGCATTGGCGCAGCAGCCCGGCACGCTGAACTTCGACCCCCAGCTCACGCCCGACCGCGTGGCCGCGTGCTTTCACACTGGCGGCACCACGGGGGCCCCCAAGCTGGCCCAGCACACCCATGGCAACGAGGCGCACACCAGCTGGTTTGCCCACCGCTATTACGGCTTTGACGAGAACACGGTGGAGGTCAACGGCTTTCCGCTGTTCCATGTGGCGGGCGCGTTTGTCTATGGCCTGTCACTCCTGGCCATTGGCGCCATGCAGGTGCTGCCCACCCTGGCCGGCATGCGCAACCCGGCCTTCGTCAGGAACTACTGGAAGTTCTGCGAGCGTGAGCGGGTGAGCGCGCTGGCCTGCGTACCCACCATCATGGCCACGCTGATCAACCAGCCGGTGGATGCCGACATCAGCAGCATCAAGGTGGCCTACACCGGCGGCTCGCCGCTGCCCACCGAACTGGCCGCGCAGTTTGAGGCGCGCCTGGGCATTGCGGTGCGCAACATTCTGGGCATGACGGAATGCGCGGGGCTGGTGTCCATTGAGCCCGCGGGCGCGCCGCGCGTGCCAGGCTCGGTGGGGCTGCGATTGCCTTACACCGAGGTGCGCGTGGTGCCCTGGCGCGACGGCAAAGCGCAACTGGCTGAGGACTGCGCGCCCGGCACCACCGGCGTGGTGATTCTGCGTGGCCCGCATGTGAGCCCGGGCTACACCGACGCGGCCCGCAACGCCGGCATGTTCGAGGGCGGCTGGCTGGTCTCGGGCGACCTGGGCCACCTGGACGCGCAGGGCTACCTGCACATCACAGGCCGGGCCAAGGACGTGATCATCCGCGGCTCGCACAACATCGACCCGGGCCTGGTGGAAGAGGCCTTCCTGGCCCATCCCGCCGTGGCCCTGTGCGCCGTGGTGGGCGAGCCCGATGCCTATGCGGGCGAGTTACCCGTGGCCTTTGTGACGCTCAAGCCTGGCGCGGTGTGTGACGCCGCCACGCTGCTGGCCGAGGTGGCACCCCATGTGTATGAGCGCCCCGCCACGCCCAAGCGGGTGACGGTCATTGAATCCATGCCCGTTACCGCCATCGGCAAGATCTACAAACCCACGCTGCGCCTGCGCGCCATCGAGGCCAAGCTGGCCGAGATGCTGGCCGATGTGCCGGGCACGGCCGTCCGGGGGGAGGAGCGCGGCGGCACGCTGTCGGCGGTGGTGCAGCTGGCTTGTGCGCCCGATGCCGCGCTGCAGAAGCAATTACGGGAACGGCTGGCGGCGATTGCGGTGCCGGTGGCGTTTGTGTTTGCTTGA